Genomic DNA from Salvia miltiorrhiza cultivar Shanhuang (shh) chromosome 1, IMPLAD_Smil_shh, whole genome shotgun sequence:
ATGAAttacagcagcagcggcagcggcgtGGAGGAAGagcaaagaaagaagaagaaaaaggagGTGAAGTGATTCATGTAAGAGCCAAGAGAGGCCAAGCCACCGATAGTCACAGTTTAGCTGAACGAGTacgtttttatttattattattattattattattattattattattattattattatcacccCATCCCCATCcccattaatatatatattatatatcctCATCAGGTTAGAAGAGGAAAAATTAATGAGCGATTACGGTGTTTGCGAGATATTGTTCCTGGATGCTACAAGGtaattgtatatagatttactttttattctaattataaaaattaattaattgtttgaTATTCTGTGATAAAATGAAACAGACGATGGGCATGGCAGTGATGTTGGACGAGATCATCAACTACGTGCAGTCGTTGCAAAATCAAGTGGAGGTAATCAAATTAAACACAATTAAGGAATTGATtaatcaaaattatatatatatatatatgaatggaGTAATTAATTGTAGCTCGTGTTGTTGAAAATGAAACCAGTTTCTATCGATGAAGCTGACAGCAGCTAGTTCCTTTTACGACTTCAACTCAGACACAGATGCCATCGAGGCAATGCAGGTGCACATCACTAAATTAAtcctatatttatttatttatttatttatatatattgtttatttaatCCTCGTGGCTTACAAAGTTGGACGTTTTATTTGCAGAGAGCAAATGCAATTGAAGCAATCAAGGCTGGGAATGTAGCAAACCCTTGTGCTCAACTACCCCACAATTTCGGCTACTATTCATGAACATTAATTAATTCCCACTCTcgaataatattattctattttTGAATTTGTATAAGGCAAAGAAAGGCACTAGTCGATTGTCTATTTATACTTAGAGATTTGTATCTCCATAATTCTCAAATCTTGAGAATTAATTAACCATTTAATTAGTTTGATCGAGTGCATGTGTCGCATTTGTAAcaataaattttgtaaaaatatataGGGTTTGTGCTGATGTATAATTGGATTGTGGTTATCTTAATTTGAATTCGGAATTTATCCATACACATATAtagttttcttatttaattttcttttataagtCGGCGCTCTATATCATAGTATAAgttgatatttatttttttgagatattattattattagttgtCTCACTCAATTAACTTTTTGTGGATAGGGGATTGACCGTGTTTGTGTCTTGATAGCatgtttttataaattattatcgTTTATTTAATAATTGGTTTGAGTTTGTCCTCAGCTTCCATCATAAATCCACTGCCTGTTCATCAGTAGCTATCAACTATGTATAGATAGAGAAAATTTAATATTGTAGGGCCTCaacaatttgattaattattagtagaagaaatataatatatatcttCTTTTTGAGACAACGCCTTTGGCTGTTTTTCTTCACATTATCCACACAAACTTATTTCATGAACCCAGTAAATTTAATTAGGTGGTTTTgtatgaaaattttaatattttagtttaCTAAGGTGTGTGTTGGTTTTGCAATATAATGCAAACTTTTTCTGTTTTAATTTCCTtatatttatagttttaatttagatttCAAGTACAAATATGCCCTACAGCACCAGTCTACTGTCTACCTAAATGTATGAAATGGCTAAACTATTTAGAAACTGGAACAATACCCTGTAAACTATtagaaaattgataaattaatctACATTTGACTAATAAATTTATTTCCCCGATTCTCTCATCAGAATTCCTAGGCTTATGTatcagaatttttatccaaaaGTTGAGTACTTGAACAAAAATAGACGGTTTCAACTAAAACTGTCAATCAAGTGTTGTTTAAAGGACCAATATctacaatatttttaaataaatttggtgTCTAGAAATTATTCCGACGTTGAGGTGAGAGTGATGCTATGTATTATGTATATAGTTCGAAAGCATATTAATTTGTAACATATCCTTtatcacctttttttttttcaaatttatcaaatttattttgatcTTTCCAATTAATGTCTATCGATTCTATCATCTGAGAAATGTA
This window encodes:
- the LOC131007089 gene encoding transcription factor BEE 3-like isoform X1; amino-acid sequence: MADYHQLILKESFDPDVELINNLSASGLFQNHEDFNFHNSILPTHHEFDDHKQRNKGKASTPAESTCSYQSHHTANQQRQRRGGRAKKEEEKGGEVIHVRAKRGQATDSHSLAERVRRGKINERLRCLRDIVPGCYKTMGMAVMLDEIINYVQSLQNQVEFLSMKLTAASSFYDFNSDTDAIEAMQRANAIEAIKAGNVANPCAQLPHNFGYYS
- the LOC131007089 gene encoding transcription factor BEE 3-like isoform X2; the protein is MADYHQLILKESFDPDVELINNLSASGLFQNHEDFNFHNSILPTHHEFDDHKQRNKGKASTPAESTCSYQSHHTANQRQRRGGRAKKEEEKGGEVIHVRAKRGQATDSHSLAERVRRGKINERLRCLRDIVPGCYKTMGMAVMLDEIINYVQSLQNQVEFLSMKLTAASSFYDFNSDTDAIEAMQRANAIEAIKAGNVANPCAQLPHNFGYYS